In a single window of the Ciconia boyciana chromosome 7, ASM3463844v1, whole genome shotgun sequence genome:
- the INPP5D gene encoding phosphatidylinositol 3,4,5-trisphosphate 5-phosphatase 1 isoform X2 — MDQCWYHGNITRSRAEDLLSKVGKDGSFLVRASESIASAYALCVLFRNCVYTYRILPDKENKLIVQASEGVPVKYFENLEELIEFYKKENMGLVWHLKYPVPREEEEAADEQEEDADLVPTPPILPPRNILMALSSSETKEVSSLPENSRVADVNKLSLSETLLQRLQYQDTSSVSDEHLKLIQDYLRVHIISDFEMVQTGSSNLPQLKKLLTLLCKGLFSEASRTLPSLESIQKVFEQQLHPGVHQRSQMLGEASPVNIVLKLNQLISLLSSIEEKVKTLLIEGPDSTHRRSLIPPVTFEVKADSLGIFSKIHLKVDVEMGKLIIKRAKDGPEDKFYTHKKILQLIKSQKVPNKLVIVLETEKEKTQRKEYVFSDSKKREGFCQLLQQMKNKHSEQPEPDMITIFIGTWNMGAAPPPKKITSWFLSKGQGKTRDDTADYIPHDIYVIGTQEDPQGEKEWLETLRQSLQEITSISFKVIAIHTLWNIRIVVLAKPEHENRISHICTDNVKTGIANTLGNKGAVGVSFMFNGTSFGFVNSHLTSGSEKKHRRNQNYTNILRFLTLGDKKLSPFNITHRFTHLFWLGDLNYRVEQPPTEAENIIQKIRQQQYPELLAFDQLLIERKDQKVFLQFEEEEITFAPTYRFERGTREKYAYTKQKATGMKYNLPSWCDRVLWKSYPMVHVVCQSYGCATDIMTSDHSPVFATFEVGVTSQFVSKNDSKYTDSQGEIEFLHCYATLKTKSQTKFYIEFHSSCLESFVKSQEGENEDGNEGELVVKFVDALPKLTPIISDPEYLLDQHILISIKSSDSDESYGEGCIALRIEATESLVPIHTVLTHHGEKTGVFQGEIKLQTSQGKQREKLYDFVKIERDEIAGQKPKNTSNLEPSKDWDQTNRKSKSTHLMAREAAAIARYWGSASSSPDNPGKEDMLRSTPTDISNPNYLGMAAFSQQPSATSQLKQIPSPDQPPSLWSYEQQAKETTSVMGQSQSSSTSPSLSPLSPKTSLQPTVNRNICSRNQEYLPPELGKTTAEPLLQEEGQQKPEMFENPLYGSMGSKGKVASKKEQDYPKALRKEQLPLPDQSFHLTKSQEPESSKTSGKQPSPSFLVPTQRFRSYTCSGQSEEKNTGEKTQGKPKMTTSLENSAPLKKLVKPSRSEVSSSIQGQHNKPPLPSKSRAVLDMQNSKGRDYRDSSELPHAGKHRTEEGPVGRTATPVCYLWE; from the exons gcaTCAGAGGGTGTTCCCGTGAAGTATTTTGAGAACTTGGAGGAACTGATAGAATTTTACAAGAAGGAGAACATGGGTCTGGTATGGCACCTCAAATATCCAGTGCCACgggaagaagaggaggctgcagatgaacaggaggaggatgctg ACCTGGTACCCACGCCTCCTATCCTGCCCCCACGCAACATCCTCATGGCATTGTCGAGCAGCGAGACAAAGGAGGTATCTTCTCTCCCTGAAAACTCCAGGGTGGCAGATGTTAATAAACTGTCCCTTTCTGAGACACTACTCCAGCGACTGCAGTACCAGGACACAAGCAG TGTCTCTGACGAGCATCTTAAACTCATCCAGGATTACCTGCGAGTTCACATAATCAGTGACTTTGAGATGGTGCAGACTGGCTCAAGCAATCTTCCTCAACTGAAGAAACTACTTACACTTCTTTGCAAAGGACTCTTCAG TGAAGCCTCTAGGACTCTCCCATCTCTGGAATCCATCCAGAAGGTGTTTGAGCAGCAGCTGCACCCTGGCGTCCATCAGCGCTCACAA ATGCTCGGGGAAGCTAGTCCAGTCAATATTGTATTGAAACTCAATCAGCtgatttctttgctgtcttccaTTGAAGAAAAG GTGAAAACACTGTTGATTGAAGGTCCTGATTCAACACACAGACGCTCCCTTATCCCCCCTGTCACTTTTGAG GTGAAAGCTGACTCCCTAGgaattttctcaaaaatacatCTCAAAGTTGATGTGGAAATGGGAAAACTGATTATCAAGAGAGCTAAGGATGGTCCAGAAGACAAGTTTTATACCCACAAGAAAA TCTTGCAGCTTATCAAGTCCCAGAAGGTCCCTAACAAACTGGTGattgtgctggaaacagaaaaagaaaaaacgcAGCGGAAGGAATATGTTTTTTCTGATTCCAAG AAGAGAGAAGGGTTCTGCCAACTTCTGCAGCAGATGAAGAATAAACACTCGGAGCAACCAGAGCCTGATATGATCACCATCTTCATTGGGACCTGGAATATGG GTGCTGCACCTCCCCCAAAGAAGATCACGTCCTGGTTTCTCTCCAAGGGGCAGGGAAAGACCCGGGATGACACTGCTGACTACATTCCTCATGACATCTATGTGATTGGCACCCAGGAGGATCCCCAAGGGGAGAAGGAATGGCTGGAGACCCTGAGGCAATCCCTGCAGGAAATCACCAGTATCAGCTTCAAAGTG ATAGCAATACATACCCTCTGGAACATCAGGATTGTTGTACTGGCCAAGCCAGAACATGAGAACCGGATCAGCCACATCTGCACAGACAACGTGAAGACAGGCATTGCAAATACACTGG GTAATAAAGGAGCTGTGGGGGTGTCATTCATGTTTAATGGAACCTCCTTTGGGTTTGTTAACAGCCATTTGACTTCAGgaagtgaaaagaaacacag ACGCAACCAGAACTACACGAACATCCTGCGCTTCCTGACACTGGGAGATAAGAAACTGAGTCCGTTTAACATCACTCATCGCTTTACTCATCTTTTCTGGCTGGGAGACTTGAACTACCGTGTGGAACAGCCCCCAACG GAAGCAGAGAATATTATCCAGAAGatcaggcagcagcagtatcCGGAGCTGCTGGCTTTTGACCAGCTTCTCATAGAGAGAAAGGACCAAAAGGTGTTTCTGCAGTTCG AGGAAGAAGAGATTACTTTTGCTCCAACCTACCGTTTTGAAAGAGGTACTCGGGAGAAGTATGCTTACACCAAGCAAAAAGCTACAGGG ATGAAGTACAATTTGCCATCCTGGTGTGATCGAGTGCTCTGGAAATCATACCCCATGGTGCATGTTGTGTGTCAGTCCTATG GCTGCGCCACTGACATCATGACAAGTGACCACAGTCCTGTCTTTGCCACCTTTGAAGTGGGAGTCACCTCACAGTTTGTTTCAAAGAATG ACTCCAAGTACACAGATTCCCAAGGGGAGATAGAGTTCCTGCACTGCTACGCTACTCTGAAGACCAAGTCCCAGACCAAGTTCTACATCGAGTTTCACTCTAGCTGCTTAGAAA GTTTTGTAAAGAgccaggaaggagaaaatgaggaTGGGAATGAAGGGGAGCTTGTGGTAAAGTTCGTTGATGCTCTTCCAAAG CTGACTCCAATTATTTCAGACCCAGAATACCTACTGGATCAACACATCCTGATCAGCATTAAGTCATCAGACAGTGATGAATCTTATG GGGAAGGCTGCATTGCCCTGCGAATAGAAGCAACAGAATCCTTAGTTCCTATCCATACTGTGCTGACACACCATGGTGAGAAAACAGGGGTCTTCCAAGGTGAAATCAAGTTACAAACATcacaaggaaaacagagagagaaactgtATG atttTGTCAAGATTGAACGTGATGAAATCGCTGGGCAGAAGCCAAAGAACACCAGCAACTTAGAGCCTAGCAAAGACTGGGATCAGACTAACAG AAAGTCAAAATCTACTCATCTGATGGccagagaggcagcagccaTTGCTCGCTATTGGGGGAgtgcttcctcttctccagacAACCCGGGAAAGGAGGATATGTTACG CTCCACTCCCACAGACATCAGCAACCCCAACTACCTGGGGATGGCTGCTTTCTCTCAACAACCCTCTGCAACCAGCCAACTTAAGCAGATACCTTCACCAGACCAGCCACCTTCTCTCTGGAGTTATGAGCAGCAGGCCAAAGAGACTACCTCCGTAATGGGACAGAGTCAGTCATCCTCCACATCACCCTCCTTGTCGCCTCTATCTCCAAAAACATCCCTCCAGCCTACAGtaaacagaaacatttgtaGTCGGAATCAAGAGTACCT GCCACCTGAACTGGGGAAAACCACAGCAGAGCCTTTGCTTCAGGAGGAGGGACAGCAAAAGCCAGAGATGTTTGAGAACCCACTGTATGGCTCTATGGGCTCTAAGGGCAAGGTGGCATCAAAGAAGGAGCAGGACTACCCCAAGGCCTTGCGAAAAGAGCAGCTGCCACTGCCTGATCAGAGCTTTCATCTCACAAAGTCACAGGAGCCTGAGAGCAGCAAGACCTCTGGCAAACAACCATCACCATCTTTCCTGGTCCCCACACAGCGATTTCGGTCCTATACCTGCTCTGGCCaatctgaagaaaagaatacaGGTGAAAAGACTCAAGGCAAACCGAAGATGACTACATCATTAGAAAACTCAGCACCACTCAAAAAACTAGTCAAGCCATCGAGGTCTGAAGTCAGCTCAAGCATCCAGGGACAGCACAACAAGCCACCCCTTCCCTCGAAGAGCCGGGCAGTGCTGGACATGCAGAACTCCAAGGGCCGAGATTATCGGGACAGTTCGGAGCTGCCACACGCCGGGAAGCATCGGACAGAAGAGGGACCAGTCGGCAGAACAGCTACACCGGTGTGTTACTTGTGGGAATAA
- the INPP5D gene encoding phosphatidylinositol 3,4,5-trisphosphate 5-phosphatase 1 isoform X3 has protein sequence MDQCWYHGNITRSRAEDLLSKVGKDGSFLVRASESIASAYALCVLFRNCVYTYRILPDKENKLIVQASEGVPVKYFENLEELIEFYKKENMGLVWHLKYPVPREEEEAADEQEEDADLVPTPPILPPRNILMALSSSETKEVSSLPENSRVADVNKLSLSETLLQRLQYQDTSSVSDEHLKLIQDYLRVHIISDFEMVQTGSSNLPQLKKLLTLLCKGLFSEASRTLPSLESIQKVFEQQLHPGVHQRSQMLGEASPVNIVLKLNQLISLLSSIEEKVKTLLIEGPDSTHRRSLIPPVTFEVKADSLGIFSKIHLKVDVEMGKLIIKRAKDGPEDKFYTHKKILQLIKSQKVPNKLVIVLETEKEKTQRKEYVFSDSKKREGFCQLLQQMKNKHSEQPEPDMITIFIGTWNMGAAPPPKKITSWFLSKGQGKTRDDTADYIPHDIYVIGTQEDPQGEKEWLETLRQSLQEITSISFKVIAIHTLWNIRIVVLAKPEHENRISHICTDNVKTGIANTLGNKGAVGVSFMFNGTSFGFVNSHLTSGSEKKHRRNQNYTNILRFLTLGDKKLSPFNITHRFTHLFWLGDLNYRVEQPPTEAENIIQKIRQQQYPELLAFDQLLIERKDQKVFLQFEEEEITFAPTYRFERGTREKYAYTKQKATGMKYNLPSWCDRVLWKSYPMVHVVCQSYGCATDIMTSDHSPVFATFEVGVTSQFVSKNDSKYTDSQGEIEFLHCYATLKTKSQTKFYIEFHSSCLESFVKSQEGENEDGNEGELVVKFVDALPKLTPIISDPEYLLDQHILISIKSSDSDESYGEGCIALRIEATESLVPIHTVLTHHGEKTGVFQGEIKLQTSQGKQREKLYDFVKIERDEIAGQKPKNTSNLEPSKDWDQTNRKSKSTHLMAREAAAIARYWGSASSSPDNPGKEDMLRSSTPTDISNPNYLGMAAFSQQPSATSQLKQIPSPDQPPSLWSYEQQAKETTSVMGQSQSSSTSPSLSPLSPKTSLQPTVNRNICSRNQEYLPPELGKTTAEPLLQEEGQQKPEMFENPLYGSMGSKGKVASKKEQDYPKALRKEQLPLPDQSFHLTKSQEPESSKTSGKQPSPSFLVPTQRFRSYTCSGQSEEKNTGEKTQGKPKMTTSLENSAPLKKLVKPSRSEVSSSIQGQHNKPPLPSKSRAVLDMQNSKGRDYRDSSELPHAGKHRTEEGPVGRTATP, from the exons gcaTCAGAGGGTGTTCCCGTGAAGTATTTTGAGAACTTGGAGGAACTGATAGAATTTTACAAGAAGGAGAACATGGGTCTGGTATGGCACCTCAAATATCCAGTGCCACgggaagaagaggaggctgcagatgaacaggaggaggatgctg ACCTGGTACCCACGCCTCCTATCCTGCCCCCACGCAACATCCTCATGGCATTGTCGAGCAGCGAGACAAAGGAGGTATCTTCTCTCCCTGAAAACTCCAGGGTGGCAGATGTTAATAAACTGTCCCTTTCTGAGACACTACTCCAGCGACTGCAGTACCAGGACACAAGCAG TGTCTCTGACGAGCATCTTAAACTCATCCAGGATTACCTGCGAGTTCACATAATCAGTGACTTTGAGATGGTGCAGACTGGCTCAAGCAATCTTCCTCAACTGAAGAAACTACTTACACTTCTTTGCAAAGGACTCTTCAG TGAAGCCTCTAGGACTCTCCCATCTCTGGAATCCATCCAGAAGGTGTTTGAGCAGCAGCTGCACCCTGGCGTCCATCAGCGCTCACAA ATGCTCGGGGAAGCTAGTCCAGTCAATATTGTATTGAAACTCAATCAGCtgatttctttgctgtcttccaTTGAAGAAAAG GTGAAAACACTGTTGATTGAAGGTCCTGATTCAACACACAGACGCTCCCTTATCCCCCCTGTCACTTTTGAG GTGAAAGCTGACTCCCTAGgaattttctcaaaaatacatCTCAAAGTTGATGTGGAAATGGGAAAACTGATTATCAAGAGAGCTAAGGATGGTCCAGAAGACAAGTTTTATACCCACAAGAAAA TCTTGCAGCTTATCAAGTCCCAGAAGGTCCCTAACAAACTGGTGattgtgctggaaacagaaaaagaaaaaacgcAGCGGAAGGAATATGTTTTTTCTGATTCCAAG AAGAGAGAAGGGTTCTGCCAACTTCTGCAGCAGATGAAGAATAAACACTCGGAGCAACCAGAGCCTGATATGATCACCATCTTCATTGGGACCTGGAATATGG GTGCTGCACCTCCCCCAAAGAAGATCACGTCCTGGTTTCTCTCCAAGGGGCAGGGAAAGACCCGGGATGACACTGCTGACTACATTCCTCATGACATCTATGTGATTGGCACCCAGGAGGATCCCCAAGGGGAGAAGGAATGGCTGGAGACCCTGAGGCAATCCCTGCAGGAAATCACCAGTATCAGCTTCAAAGTG ATAGCAATACATACCCTCTGGAACATCAGGATTGTTGTACTGGCCAAGCCAGAACATGAGAACCGGATCAGCCACATCTGCACAGACAACGTGAAGACAGGCATTGCAAATACACTGG GTAATAAAGGAGCTGTGGGGGTGTCATTCATGTTTAATGGAACCTCCTTTGGGTTTGTTAACAGCCATTTGACTTCAGgaagtgaaaagaaacacag ACGCAACCAGAACTACACGAACATCCTGCGCTTCCTGACACTGGGAGATAAGAAACTGAGTCCGTTTAACATCACTCATCGCTTTACTCATCTTTTCTGGCTGGGAGACTTGAACTACCGTGTGGAACAGCCCCCAACG GAAGCAGAGAATATTATCCAGAAGatcaggcagcagcagtatcCGGAGCTGCTGGCTTTTGACCAGCTTCTCATAGAGAGAAAGGACCAAAAGGTGTTTCTGCAGTTCG AGGAAGAAGAGATTACTTTTGCTCCAACCTACCGTTTTGAAAGAGGTACTCGGGAGAAGTATGCTTACACCAAGCAAAAAGCTACAGGG ATGAAGTACAATTTGCCATCCTGGTGTGATCGAGTGCTCTGGAAATCATACCCCATGGTGCATGTTGTGTGTCAGTCCTATG GCTGCGCCACTGACATCATGACAAGTGACCACAGTCCTGTCTTTGCCACCTTTGAAGTGGGAGTCACCTCACAGTTTGTTTCAAAGAATG ACTCCAAGTACACAGATTCCCAAGGGGAGATAGAGTTCCTGCACTGCTACGCTACTCTGAAGACCAAGTCCCAGACCAAGTTCTACATCGAGTTTCACTCTAGCTGCTTAGAAA GTTTTGTAAAGAgccaggaaggagaaaatgaggaTGGGAATGAAGGGGAGCTTGTGGTAAAGTTCGTTGATGCTCTTCCAAAG CTGACTCCAATTATTTCAGACCCAGAATACCTACTGGATCAACACATCCTGATCAGCATTAAGTCATCAGACAGTGATGAATCTTATG GGGAAGGCTGCATTGCCCTGCGAATAGAAGCAACAGAATCCTTAGTTCCTATCCATACTGTGCTGACACACCATGGTGAGAAAACAGGGGTCTTCCAAGGTGAAATCAAGTTACAAACATcacaaggaaaacagagagagaaactgtATG atttTGTCAAGATTGAACGTGATGAAATCGCTGGGCAGAAGCCAAAGAACACCAGCAACTTAGAGCCTAGCAAAGACTGGGATCAGACTAACAG AAAGTCAAAATCTACTCATCTGATGGccagagaggcagcagccaTTGCTCGCTATTGGGGGAgtgcttcctcttctccagacAACCCGGGAAAGGAGGATATGTTACG caGCTCCACTCCCACAGACATCAGCAACCCCAACTACCTGGGGATGGCTGCTTTCTCTCAACAACCCTCTGCAACCAGCCAACTTAAGCAGATACCTTCACCAGACCAGCCACCTTCTCTCTGGAGTTATGAGCAGCAGGCCAAAGAGACTACCTCCGTAATGGGACAGAGTCAGTCATCCTCCACATCACCCTCCTTGTCGCCTCTATCTCCAAAAACATCCCTCCAGCCTACAGtaaacagaaacatttgtaGTCGGAATCAAGAGTACCT GCCACCTGAACTGGGGAAAACCACAGCAGAGCCTTTGCTTCAGGAGGAGGGACAGCAAAAGCCAGAGATGTTTGAGAACCCACTGTATGGCTCTATGGGCTCTAAGGGCAAGGTGGCATCAAAGAAGGAGCAGGACTACCCCAAGGCCTTGCGAAAAGAGCAGCTGCCACTGCCTGATCAGAGCTTTCATCTCACAAAGTCACAGGAGCCTGAGAGCAGCAAGACCTCTGGCAAACAACCATCACCATCTTTCCTGGTCCCCACACAGCGATTTCGGTCCTATACCTGCTCTGGCCaatctgaagaaaagaatacaGGTGAAAAGACTCAAGGCAAACCGAAGATGACTACATCATTAGAAAACTCAGCACCACTCAAAAAACTAGTCAAGCCATCGAGGTCTGAAGTCAGCTCAAGCATCCAGGGACAGCACAACAAGCCACCCCTTCCCTCGAAGAGCCGGGCAGTGCTGGACATGCAGAACTCCAAGGGCCGAGATTATCGGGACAGTTCGGAGCTGCCACACGCCGGGAAGCATCGGACAGAAGAGGGACCAGTCGGCAGAACAGCTACACCG TGA
- the INPP5D gene encoding phosphatidylinositol 3,4,5-trisphosphate 5-phosphatase 1 isoform X1 gives MDQCWYHGNITRSRAEDLLSKVGKDGSFLVRASESIASAYALCVLFRNCVYTYRILPDKENKLIVQASEGVPVKYFENLEELIEFYKKENMGLVWHLKYPVPREEEEAADEQEEDADLVPTPPILPPRNILMALSSSETKEVSSLPENSRVADVNKLSLSETLLQRLQYQDTSSVSDEHLKLIQDYLRVHIISDFEMVQTGSSNLPQLKKLLTLLCKGLFSEASRTLPSLESIQKVFEQQLHPGVHQRSQMLGEASPVNIVLKLNQLISLLSSIEEKVKTLLIEGPDSTHRRSLIPPVTFEVKADSLGIFSKIHLKVDVEMGKLIIKRAKDGPEDKFYTHKKILQLIKSQKVPNKLVIVLETEKEKTQRKEYVFSDSKKREGFCQLLQQMKNKHSEQPEPDMITIFIGTWNMGAAPPPKKITSWFLSKGQGKTRDDTADYIPHDIYVIGTQEDPQGEKEWLETLRQSLQEITSISFKVIAIHTLWNIRIVVLAKPEHENRISHICTDNVKTGIANTLGNKGAVGVSFMFNGTSFGFVNSHLTSGSEKKHRRNQNYTNILRFLTLGDKKLSPFNITHRFTHLFWLGDLNYRVEQPPTEAENIIQKIRQQQYPELLAFDQLLIERKDQKVFLQFEEEEITFAPTYRFERGTREKYAYTKQKATGMKYNLPSWCDRVLWKSYPMVHVVCQSYGCATDIMTSDHSPVFATFEVGVTSQFVSKNDSKYTDSQGEIEFLHCYATLKTKSQTKFYIEFHSSCLESFVKSQEGENEDGNEGELVVKFVDALPKLTPIISDPEYLLDQHILISIKSSDSDESYGEGCIALRIEATESLVPIHTVLTHHGEKTGVFQGEIKLQTSQGKQREKLYDFVKIERDEIAGQKPKNTSNLEPSKDWDQTNRKSKSTHLMAREAAAIARYWGSASSSPDNPGKEDMLRSSTPTDISNPNYLGMAAFSQQPSATSQLKQIPSPDQPPSLWSYEQQAKETTSVMGQSQSSSTSPSLSPLSPKTSLQPTVNRNICSRNQEYLPPELGKTTAEPLLQEEGQQKPEMFENPLYGSMGSKGKVASKKEQDYPKALRKEQLPLPDQSFHLTKSQEPESSKTSGKQPSPSFLVPTQRFRSYTCSGQSEEKNTGEKTQGKPKMTTSLENSAPLKKLVKPSRSEVSSSIQGQHNKPPLPSKSRAVLDMQNSKGRDYRDSSELPHAGKHRTEEGPVGRTATPVCYLWE, from the exons gcaTCAGAGGGTGTTCCCGTGAAGTATTTTGAGAACTTGGAGGAACTGATAGAATTTTACAAGAAGGAGAACATGGGTCTGGTATGGCACCTCAAATATCCAGTGCCACgggaagaagaggaggctgcagatgaacaggaggaggatgctg ACCTGGTACCCACGCCTCCTATCCTGCCCCCACGCAACATCCTCATGGCATTGTCGAGCAGCGAGACAAAGGAGGTATCTTCTCTCCCTGAAAACTCCAGGGTGGCAGATGTTAATAAACTGTCCCTTTCTGAGACACTACTCCAGCGACTGCAGTACCAGGACACAAGCAG TGTCTCTGACGAGCATCTTAAACTCATCCAGGATTACCTGCGAGTTCACATAATCAGTGACTTTGAGATGGTGCAGACTGGCTCAAGCAATCTTCCTCAACTGAAGAAACTACTTACACTTCTTTGCAAAGGACTCTTCAG TGAAGCCTCTAGGACTCTCCCATCTCTGGAATCCATCCAGAAGGTGTTTGAGCAGCAGCTGCACCCTGGCGTCCATCAGCGCTCACAA ATGCTCGGGGAAGCTAGTCCAGTCAATATTGTATTGAAACTCAATCAGCtgatttctttgctgtcttccaTTGAAGAAAAG GTGAAAACACTGTTGATTGAAGGTCCTGATTCAACACACAGACGCTCCCTTATCCCCCCTGTCACTTTTGAG GTGAAAGCTGACTCCCTAGgaattttctcaaaaatacatCTCAAAGTTGATGTGGAAATGGGAAAACTGATTATCAAGAGAGCTAAGGATGGTCCAGAAGACAAGTTTTATACCCACAAGAAAA TCTTGCAGCTTATCAAGTCCCAGAAGGTCCCTAACAAACTGGTGattgtgctggaaacagaaaaagaaaaaacgcAGCGGAAGGAATATGTTTTTTCTGATTCCAAG AAGAGAGAAGGGTTCTGCCAACTTCTGCAGCAGATGAAGAATAAACACTCGGAGCAACCAGAGCCTGATATGATCACCATCTTCATTGGGACCTGGAATATGG GTGCTGCACCTCCCCCAAAGAAGATCACGTCCTGGTTTCTCTCCAAGGGGCAGGGAAAGACCCGGGATGACACTGCTGACTACATTCCTCATGACATCTATGTGATTGGCACCCAGGAGGATCCCCAAGGGGAGAAGGAATGGCTGGAGACCCTGAGGCAATCCCTGCAGGAAATCACCAGTATCAGCTTCAAAGTG ATAGCAATACATACCCTCTGGAACATCAGGATTGTTGTACTGGCCAAGCCAGAACATGAGAACCGGATCAGCCACATCTGCACAGACAACGTGAAGACAGGCATTGCAAATACACTGG GTAATAAAGGAGCTGTGGGGGTGTCATTCATGTTTAATGGAACCTCCTTTGGGTTTGTTAACAGCCATTTGACTTCAGgaagtgaaaagaaacacag ACGCAACCAGAACTACACGAACATCCTGCGCTTCCTGACACTGGGAGATAAGAAACTGAGTCCGTTTAACATCACTCATCGCTTTACTCATCTTTTCTGGCTGGGAGACTTGAACTACCGTGTGGAACAGCCCCCAACG GAAGCAGAGAATATTATCCAGAAGatcaggcagcagcagtatcCGGAGCTGCTGGCTTTTGACCAGCTTCTCATAGAGAGAAAGGACCAAAAGGTGTTTCTGCAGTTCG AGGAAGAAGAGATTACTTTTGCTCCAACCTACCGTTTTGAAAGAGGTACTCGGGAGAAGTATGCTTACACCAAGCAAAAAGCTACAGGG ATGAAGTACAATTTGCCATCCTGGTGTGATCGAGTGCTCTGGAAATCATACCCCATGGTGCATGTTGTGTGTCAGTCCTATG GCTGCGCCACTGACATCATGACAAGTGACCACAGTCCTGTCTTTGCCACCTTTGAAGTGGGAGTCACCTCACAGTTTGTTTCAAAGAATG ACTCCAAGTACACAGATTCCCAAGGGGAGATAGAGTTCCTGCACTGCTACGCTACTCTGAAGACCAAGTCCCAGACCAAGTTCTACATCGAGTTTCACTCTAGCTGCTTAGAAA GTTTTGTAAAGAgccaggaaggagaaaatgaggaTGGGAATGAAGGGGAGCTTGTGGTAAAGTTCGTTGATGCTCTTCCAAAG CTGACTCCAATTATTTCAGACCCAGAATACCTACTGGATCAACACATCCTGATCAGCATTAAGTCATCAGACAGTGATGAATCTTATG GGGAAGGCTGCATTGCCCTGCGAATAGAAGCAACAGAATCCTTAGTTCCTATCCATACTGTGCTGACACACCATGGTGAGAAAACAGGGGTCTTCCAAGGTGAAATCAAGTTACAAACATcacaaggaaaacagagagagaaactgtATG atttTGTCAAGATTGAACGTGATGAAATCGCTGGGCAGAAGCCAAAGAACACCAGCAACTTAGAGCCTAGCAAAGACTGGGATCAGACTAACAG AAAGTCAAAATCTACTCATCTGATGGccagagaggcagcagccaTTGCTCGCTATTGGGGGAgtgcttcctcttctccagacAACCCGGGAAAGGAGGATATGTTACG caGCTCCACTCCCACAGACATCAGCAACCCCAACTACCTGGGGATGGCTGCTTTCTCTCAACAACCCTCTGCAACCAGCCAACTTAAGCAGATACCTTCACCAGACCAGCCACCTTCTCTCTGGAGTTATGAGCAGCAGGCCAAAGAGACTACCTCCGTAATGGGACAGAGTCAGTCATCCTCCACATCACCCTCCTTGTCGCCTCTATCTCCAAAAACATCCCTCCAGCCTACAGtaaacagaaacatttgtaGTCGGAATCAAGAGTACCT GCCACCTGAACTGGGGAAAACCACAGCAGAGCCTTTGCTTCAGGAGGAGGGACAGCAAAAGCCAGAGATGTTTGAGAACCCACTGTATGGCTCTATGGGCTCTAAGGGCAAGGTGGCATCAAAGAAGGAGCAGGACTACCCCAAGGCCTTGCGAAAAGAGCAGCTGCCACTGCCTGATCAGAGCTTTCATCTCACAAAGTCACAGGAGCCTGAGAGCAGCAAGACCTCTGGCAAACAACCATCACCATCTTTCCTGGTCCCCACACAGCGATTTCGGTCCTATACCTGCTCTGGCCaatctgaagaaaagaatacaGGTGAAAAGACTCAAGGCAAACCGAAGATGACTACATCATTAGAAAACTCAGCACCACTCAAAAAACTAGTCAAGCCATCGAGGTCTGAAGTCAGCTCAAGCATCCAGGGACAGCACAACAAGCCACCCCTTCCCTCGAAGAGCCGGGCAGTGCTGGACATGCAGAACTCCAAGGGCCGAGATTATCGGGACAGTTCGGAGCTGCCACACGCCGGGAAGCATCGGACAGAAGAGGGACCAGTCGGCAGAACAGCTACACCGGTGTGTTACTTGTGGGAATAA